ACAAGCTtcgtgaaaaaatatattttattcagtatTACAACAGGCCTTTATGTTGTTTAGTTTCGATAAACAGTCACGAGAAGATTTATGCACAGTCTGTGAGGGTTCAACaccatttaaagggacagttcacctaaaagaAACTGATTCCGTCATCATGTGGTTTTGTAtctgtctttcttcagtggaacaaaaaagaaggtattttgagaaagttctcagtggttttctgtttatacaatgtaagtcaatggggttcagtgttgtttgattattaacgttcttcaaaatatcttcttttgtattccgcagaagaaagaaacttatACAGGTTTAACATGACACGAggatgaataaacgatgacagaattctccTTTGGAGACAAGTACTGTAAGGTGAACTTGTAACTTGACTTTTAtaagaaaaattaaatacaGGGATTAAAGcacaaatgaatgttttgtacacaaaacaactgaataGAGAAACAGCTCAGCTACATCCAACCGATTGACAATATTAGAAGATTATAGAGTTCAGAGATCCTGAAAATCTGTAAAGAACGAGTGGCACAAGGTTtcttcaaaacaacacaaaagcatTAGAGAAGTGAAGGAGAGCGTCACAGGACTGAGTCATTATGGCGTCCCTTAAGGGACTTTGAAAATCTACCTGAAGACACGGTGGGACATCTTTCAGTAAGAGATTATTCACGAGTGTTGTGTTCACTTGCCGAGTCTCTTGGCTACGTCCTGATAGGCCAGTTCAACCTCTGGATCCGCCGGACATGTGTTAGTGAACTCATCTCGAGCGTAAGCGTTCTGAAGATATCTCCAAACTCCACTGAAGTCTGCTGAGATCTCAAAGTTGCGATACTTCTTCGAAACCACCTGAAGGACACAAGAAAAACATTGAATCGCGTGAAAATGTTCTGGTCTCCAAACAGGACCATTCTAAGAGGTGTTGGCTTTTGTGAATGAATATGAAGCTTTTTGAAATCGCTCTTAAAGCTGATTCATTTATGAAACCGTTTTCTGATAGTAGTCCGGACTGTGAAAACAACAGCTTTTGAGAACGATGAGGCGTGATTCTCAGTCTAAGATTCAGCCCAAAGCCAAgcagacttttttattttatttatattgattattttaaagCTGTCCAATATTTTGCCATAAATGTGTCTTTGACATTTTCTTTGACCTGAACCCTTAAAGTAATATGCACCTtcaaaagtgatgtcatcatttatacgcacactcgtcatttcaaacctgtatgactttcttctgcagaacacaaaagaagatattttgaaaaatgtgtgtaacagaacagcacggccccccattcacttctgctgtaaacaacattcttaatttcttgataaaatattttgtgttcagcaaaagaaagtcatacaggtttgaaatgacaagtgggcGTGTATATGATGatattatttccatttttaaggcgaactgctcctttaagagCGCTGGTGTGGACTAAATCCAGATATGTGTAGATTAACCTAAATTTACAGCATCCAACAATGTcttaacagaaatataaaaaacaagataataaaaaacatcCTTTTCTTAGAAAAACTAGACAGCAGTAAGAcatgtgacaactagccccggcAGTATTTTCAGTGTCATCAGATGTCGTCACCTTGACTATGTGTAGTTTGGGGAGAAGGTTGCAGTCGGCGAGGGTCAGTTCGTTGCCGTCCAGGTACTTGCGTCTGGAGTGCGTCTCTTCTCCTGCGTCATCAGAATCCATCTCATCCGGTAGAGCAGAGTTCAGAAAGTCGTCCAGTTTCTTCAGAGTTTTCAGAAGCCCGTTCTCCAGACCttacacatgaacacatgaacgtTTTGAACTTCATGAACCTGTCTCATGAATCTCATTACGTCGAACTCACTTGTGTTGGCTTCTGGCTTGGTATTCTTGATGTAGGCCGAGAACTTTGCGAAGATGTCATTTCCTGCTGCATTTGACTCCTTGTTCTTTGCAGCCAGCTTTGGATACCTTGAGAGGTGAAACGAATAAAACTTCACCACGGTGAACGCAGTAAAATCACGATCATTTCAATTTATCAGTTTCATAACCGATCAATCTTGTCAACCTACTTTGGAGGCGCTAGCATCTCTTCTAAGAATTCTTCGATTTTGTTGACATCTGTCCGTACCTCTCCGTTGAACGTGAGGAATGGAGGAGGGGTTCCCGGGGCCAGATTATGAAGATCTGCTGGTTTCCTTTTTCAAATCAAAGATATAATTTCTGCATGAATAAATCCTAAAAGCGTTATGTGATGGCAGAAGTGATATGTTGTGATGGCAGATGTGTGATGGTCACCTCTTCAGGTCGACGGTGGTGACGTTGAACACAACACCCTTCAGCCACAGAATCATAAAGAGTCTTTGAGAGAACGGACAGTTTCCAATGCTCTCGCCATCACAACCTGCCTGAAGAACAtcaacacaaacattcacaacAGCACAAGAGTCAAGAACATTACACAACAATGCTCACCCAACAAACACAGAACATTCCTGTGACGTTAGTTTTAAACATGATCATGATGATAATACCctgatttacaataaaacaaatacatttttggaggGTCCTGTAATAcagataattataattataaaattgaacatttttttaataaatttaaataaagtcgTTTGCCGTTgctatttacaataattatttcagACATCTAACTGCATAAACTAGAGAACTATGAAATccgttttattttttcccaaattccatttttatttttctggattctgtgttttctttttttgtggtgtACAACTATATTAATATGAACCAGTGTCTTAtatcttatgttttttcttttgctgtctTAAGTCTACTTACATTTAATTACTAGGTTTGTTACTTGTTTGAAGCAGTTTTGTCATGCGGTtaactggacttttattttgacgacGGACTTTAATTTTGATGGCTTGACGCTTTATGTGTTCGCGTCCAACAGATGCTAAAAGTCCACTACAGTAagttacacaaaacacaacacacattcacacacagaacaAGCAGATTTTAACAAGAGCTAAATCATTATTAGATATTCACAGCACAATTGGAATTTTATAATTCTACTTTCTGGCGTGTTTGCAACTTTACATCTGTGTTTTCCGCATCACGGAAATCAGACACTAATTAACCTTTGTCATGCTATTTACCGGTTTGCCGATGGCGTTAAATTAATTCAATATCGGCCAATAAAGTTTAAAGGGGCAGCTCACCCAAAAAACGATGTGGCAGCGATTGTGTCCTGATCACATAGAGATATATCTGTGATGTCTATATCAGATGTTATGGATGAAGTCACACGTACACGAGACAATACGACTCAATACAAAAGAGCGCGCATGAATCAGTGCCAAATGTCCCGATCTCATATTGGGATCTGGAGCTTTCCAGAGGGCCGGTCACCGGAGCTGGACATCAGATCTGTACCCCAGCTGAATTATTGATGGAAATTCCATTACCTGCCCTATTAGACCTCAGCAAACAGACTCCGGGTCAAACCTGAGTTAGCCGTCATTCACACACCTGGACTTATCACTTCACAACCTATCAAACAcaccacagacagacacattaaAACACTGAACATCACATTATCttcacatttttaaagggacagttcaccatgAATTTTTTAATTcgctcatcatttactcaccctcaggttgtttcaaacctgtataaatgtctctgtttggaaaaacacagaaagatatttggaagagtgtcagatctcatcccccatttactgcaaCAGTAGatcaaataaatactatgggagtcaatgggggatgagatctgtttggttacgacattcttacaaatatcttcctatgTGGCTttccaaacaaagacatttttacacgtttgaaacaacccgagggtgagtaaatgatgtcagaattcaTTTTCGGGTGccctgtccctttaagagtgtCTCctctgcattttgtgtcactATACAAGATTTTTCATAAGACGCCACATGATTGAAATTCATTTCTAAAGCTGCTGATGTAACTGTTATCACTTTCCAAATCTGTCAAACGAACATCAGACAAGAGCAGAACTTCTCTCCAGACACAGCAGAGTTACAGTATTCAGGAGAAAGAACTCATTCAACTGTAACTTTCAAGGCTTTAACAACCCTGTGGCGGGCAGAACGCCCTCGAGCTCCGCCAACTAACCTTCCTGACACACTCGCCATCAATCCCACTGTGCACCGGCCGACAGAACGCTTCAAAAACAATCCTGACACACTTGAGTATCGTTCTGATGTAAAGAACACGCAGTCACTTGTTTTCATCTTTCTCACCTTCACAAAGAGTTCAATGTCAGGATCTTTATCCTCTTCATTTGAGGTCATATCGGTCCGGCAGACACGCAGATAATCGTTGTGTTGTTTGTCTGATGCTTGTTTTGATTTGGCCCTGCGGTCAGCTGTCAGAGGGACACTTCCACTGTCACACACGGCCCAAAAATATCCTCCACACGGAGCTTTAGGGAGGAGTTGAATGTCACCTACAGTACACCGCTGCTAGTATCACttactctctcactctcactcgcCCGCTCGCTTTCAGAAATACGATGACGAATCACATCTCAACCCTTCGAGTCAAATCTCTGTGTCATGCGGATCAGAGAACGCTCACATCCAAAGTTATAAACTCTTTGATGAGATATATCAGCTGTGACTGTTTTCGTTCTATAGTTGGTTTCAGACAGGCCTGTATGTGTTCTGTATGTCAACCTGACACGTGTCATTAAAATCCACGCTCAAAACTCTCTAACATCTCTAAACACATATCAAGACATTTCATCTGAAAGCTATTGATTTGCATTAGAAAACGCGTTTAATTTAGAGAACACTAGATTTTCATAGAAATGCATAAGATCTTTGTCACAGTGAAGATCTGTGACTAGACTCTCTTATTTAGGAGTAGACTCTTATTATGTCACTGATTGTGCATTGTTTCACAGTGTACTTGTCTTCACCATGCCCTTTTTGCATTTACTTAGTTATTAATTTCTCtttgttgatttatgttttgttaagaACTCAGACAAGACCGGTAACCATGttatatgtttattgatttcaattaaccacttacataataataaaattgtcATACTTACGTACAGGAACATTTTACCTCACCAAACGGACAAAACCCGGTCACCGTAATTGCCACCATTTTGAATGCCTTTTTCCCGCCGACAGTAGGCACAGTTAATTGTTGTCATGTGTGAGGGGGAGATTGGACTTCTGTGTGATTCTTTGTTAAATTTTGTTCgacattaataattaatagttgttttgttgtcaatttttatattattctaaTTGTGTATCTCTTTGTtactgttaaatatattttgattttgtctttagatttctttattatctttaaTTAACAAATGGATTAATCCAAGTAGGAGGGGTTTAGCCTTTTTAAGAAGGCGCCTAAGTGTGGTAAAGGGGGGATAGGCTCTTAGAGTGAGTGGTTGGAGGTTATTGCTCTGATTTTGGGCCAATTTTTTGGTATAGCTAAATGATGTTAGCAGATAACCGTGAACagtttatgttatttgtttgtttaatttttactttcttttttggatCTTCATTGTAAATACCAGTTGCAGGTATTAGATTAAAGACTGAacttttgacctcatcagcacgtcacttcattttttttcgCCTCCATCTGCCGGTACATTCAGAGCAGTGGTGCTGCTACTGTTGTGGCCTCATTGTGGCACCCCTGTCTCTGTTACaatcttattttctgttttctgtaaCAGATCATCTTATCTGAACGTCACTTACTGGCAACATTTATCATATCAGCTTTATTTCTGAACGTGTGACATGAGGATTGGCTGGGGGTTGATGGGTAAAACATTCCAGTGAGTTCAGTCTAAATATAAGAGCTGAATCACTCATTTACACGTGACTACTGACCTCAGAACAGTCAAGAGtcacatatttttatacattatgaGGTGAAGGCAGTGAAAATTTATTTGCACAACACTTTACAGGAATGataaactaaatataatgtaCATTCTCAGATGTGAAGCTGTGACACTAATGAAGTGTGAGTGACGTCTAGTGTTACTTCAGTGGATATAAACAGACTTTTTTATAGAGTTTCATCAGACGctcctgacccccagttaacttccggtttgtgtttggccagtgtcttataatataacgatttatatttgatttatgttcaaattaaaatatatattttttatggtgcaataattgtattaaataaacgatctgttgaattttgttgtattttcatttgttgaatATGTCCTGCGgttcggtcgcatttaaagaaagcttgcgatacactgacatctagcggttgagcgcGGTATCACAGTCTAAATTCATAACATTCTAGAGACAAATTTTGCCAAGTAACGCTTCTGGGTTTAATTGTTTTCAGAGTTAATCTACAGGTGCTctatgtttgtgaatgtgtacaggAGGTTCAGTTGTGGTCATAAAAGTAACAGTAACGCTCGTTTATGtagttaagatgaaaccgttttaaaataaaatcacataaatCACAAACGTTTTCTGTAATCCTGCAGTGAAGTGAATGATGGCAGATCTTCAACAGAAACCTTAAGATGACTCCACATCTCTCACATCATCATCTACAATAATCATACAGGTAAAAGAATGACAGCAATGTCACTTTTGAATAAGTGATTTCATTAAAGATGAGATGTGTGTTCAAATACTTTCTCTTATACGGCAGTTTAATGTGCGAAGTGAGCTGTACATCACAAACTAAACAGAAGACAGAGTTGACGACACTCATTAACTGTTCGctataagaaaataaaagaaaggacTCTTTATAAATACCTCAAAtagatattttatttcattttcagctgACAAACACAAGAAGGCAATGTgggaataaaaaacatttgacttttttcttaGCATAGTCGAATGAAGGTCTAGCAAGCTGTGGAGTCATGACCACAAACATCTTTAATGTCCAATACTGAACAAACGAGGACAATCTACTTTATATCAGTAACTAAAACTCAACCCAAACTTCAGTGCTAAATGTATACAACCGCAGGAAATTGATTTttacataaaactataaaaaaataacaacatatcGCATAAATTCAGAAGCAACATCATTTTCTTAGTCCCGAATAAAAGCAGCAGAATAAGTTAGAAAAGCACATCTAACCTTAATTTAATAGAAAATACAATACCCTTAATTTATTCTCAATAAATATTCTTtgtaaagcaaaacaaacagattttccAACCACTGTAACAAATACAAACGTACAGTGATGTACACTACATTAAATCCTACAGAAATGTGAGATTTGTCAgatgaatataatatatatattacattgaataataaaatctgtgttcGCTTTTGATTTAAACGTGCAAATGCCCCTCTAACCCGAACAAAACAATCTGTGCctttaacaaagaaataaatattcaaatgaagaCGGATACAATGTCGCGACTGGTCAACACAGTATTTTCAAGTATTCTCAGTGGAGTAAAGCTTCTTATCATTATTGCTTATGATCTTTTTCAGATTTGCATGAAGGGAAAGCGTCAGTAACAAACAACTGCATAGTTATAGATGCAAAGCAAATGCTTATAACGATATTTTACTCACAGTGATATTATAAAATCTCGGTTAACAGCCTCATGCTTGTGAAAAAGCGCCTCGGATCATAaggaatatattttaaacaatattttcagaGAAAATTTGTAATCCAGTGAACTTGTGTGGCAACTCAGTTAAGACGGAAGCACTAAAAGCTTTTAAAGTTCAAAGGGGACGTTTTATCGAGTGCAGTGAAAATGAGAACAGATACTTTTGTGGTTGTGTTCTACCAATCCCTTTATCCTTCTCACGCTCTTATTTTTTGTCTCTATAACCGTTGTTAATTCTCTCTTAAACGTTTAATGTGATCGTTACCATGGTACCATTTGTGGCACTGAAAAGAAATATTCAGTCATGATTTACACACTGTGACCCTTTCGTGAGTAAATGACACAACTTGAATTTCCTTGTGGATTTTTCTTTGTGCTTGAATGAAGTGAAACTGACCGTACCTgcatctgtaaaaacaaaaaaacacacacacacgtgtgacgTCCATCATTCCAGTAAAGGCTCATCATCGTCATCTTCATCTAATTCCAGACGGGCAAACGGACGGGCAGAGGAAACGTCTCTGTTCTTCATCAGTCTGAAGAGACAGGTGAAGGTGGTGAGGATTATCAAGACGCCGATGACAGCGCCCACCGCTAACGCCAGCTCGCTACATTGCTCGTGAGCTAACACACAGCGCACGCGGGCAAAACTACCGTTGTTGGGCATCGGGGGGATGCCAATGAGGTGACACATGAGAGGATACAGATCCACGTTGTTCAAACTCAACATTGTGTAGCCGGCACGAAACGCAGGCCCATGGGCGGCCAGGAAGGGGTGCATGCTGGGAAGAGTATTGTCATAGCCGTGATCGCCCACTGTAAAAGACAGGACACATGTGAGTTACTGCTCTTCACGGCCTTACGGTGTTGATGCAAAAGCAAATGACATCGTTTCTAGGAATCTGTTTGATGTTTGTAATCTGTTGAGGAAACACTCACAGCGTGGAAGACTGCCGTCTTTGACGATCGTCCAGCCTTCGTCTGCCACCAGAATGATCGGTTGGGTCCTTTCGTTGTTTTTATAGTGCAGCCTGTCAGGAAGAGCGTCCTTCAGATAAACCTTCATGTGACTGTGACAGCCCGACAGATTTTTATAGACCGTCACATTATCTGtgcaaaaagaaaagagaataaagaCGATAAAACCAGTCAGTGTGACCAGGACAAGATCATTAAACATCAAAGAAATTATGATCAATAACAGTATTAAATATTAGGAATGGGTGAAAAATATCCATTCTTCGATTTTAAGTGATCTTCAATCTAAAGAAACAACACTGATTGGGGAAATCCCTGAATCATTCTTAAAGCGGCTGTGCAATgttgtgtcatgcattctgacttcttaacactgttaaatgtgctgtttaACATTACTTTGCGTTCTTTGATTTGTAAACATCAGGCCAGCTTC
The sequence above is drawn from the Triplophysa dalaica isolate WHDGS20190420 chromosome 15, ASM1584641v1, whole genome shotgun sequence genome and encodes:
- the clic5a gene encoding chloride intracellular channel protein 5a isoform X2; translated protein: MILWLKGVVFNVTTVDLKRKPADLHNLAPGTPPPFLTFNGEVRTDVNKIEEFLEEMLAPPKYPKLAAKNKESNAAGNDIFAKFSAYIKNTKPEANTSLENGLLKTLKKLDDFLNSALPDEMDSDDAGEETHSRRKYLDGNELTLADCNLLPKLHIVKVVSKKYRNFEISADFSGVWRYLQNAYARDEFTNTCPADPEVELAYQDVAKRLGK
- the clic5a gene encoding chloride intracellular channel protein 5a isoform X1, whose amino-acid sequence is MFLYAGCDGESIGNCPFSQRLFMILWLKGVVFNVTTVDLKRKPADLHNLAPGTPPPFLTFNGEVRTDVNKIEEFLEEMLAPPKYPKLAAKNKESNAAGNDIFAKFSAYIKNTKPEANTSLENGLLKTLKKLDDFLNSALPDEMDSDDAGEETHSRRKYLDGNELTLADCNLLPKLHIVKVVSKKYRNFEISADFSGVWRYLQNAYARDEFTNTCPADPEVELAYQDVAKRLGK
- the clic5a gene encoding chloride intracellular channel protein 5a isoform X3; amino-acid sequence: MTSNEEDKDPDIELFVKAGCDGESIGNCPFSQRLFMILWLKGVVFNVTTVDLKRKPADLHNLAPGTPPPFLTFNGEVRTDVNKIEEFLEEMLAPPKYPKLAAKNKESNAAGNDIFAKFSAYIKNTKPEANTSLENGLLKTLKKLDDFLNSALPDEMDSDDAGEETHSRRKYLDGNELTLADCNLLPKLHIVKVVSKKYRNFEISADFSGVWRYLQNAYARDEFTNTCPADPEVELAYQDVAKRLGK